A section of the Centropristis striata isolate RG_2023a ecotype Rhode Island chromosome 7, C.striata_1.0, whole genome shotgun sequence genome encodes:
- the LOC131974922 gene encoding butyrophilin subfamily 3 member A2-like: MLPVEDRQRGAFTVLLVLTVLALIPSCTAQSQVIGSSQPVVALAGDDIMLPCHLEPAVDASNMLVEWARPDLDPRFVLVWRDGVELESKKHGSYRGRTSLFINQLEHGNVSLKLSTVKRSDEGTYRCFLPDLHNAPLIQLVVGVVSSPVIQSSSSSSSSSSSSSSVLLQCESDGWYPEPELLWLDAEGSVLPAGPAETLRRPDGLYNVSSRVTVEKRHGSNFTCRVQQKSINQSRETLVHVPDDFFVVPSTPGPPGSPGVVIGSVIGCAALLLIPAVVFAVWKWRQRKSKTKSRSPEDGPEHTEGEKRLTPQRENSGLEVVMEGGEEGVPLMSGREEENDADDGGEEEIRSQSEQKDKTHQDHLVTKPDMNRTEGERGAETVTDEQVALIPAEQETLQKKNTTGRQISNDYREQRVEPVEEDSGQKEQLKNLLTDQKVPTREDTTEDEDRREANTRKIRGMTNKKTEQQQGRKVRKYEGSRAEHEDKNQEEEEENLSHITNTTDNRERELHTDVQENTKIELKPEERGVKQQVS, from the exons ATGCTTCCTGTGGAGGACAGACAGCGTGGTGCCTTCACTGTCCTGCTGGTCCTCACTGTCCTCGCTCTGATACCCTCCTGCACAG CTCAGTCTCAGGTGATCGGTTCCTCTCAACCAGTAGTGGCGTTAGCaggtgatgacatcatgttgCCGTGTCACCTGGAGCCTGCTGTGGATGCATCTAACATGCTGGTGGAGTGGGCGAGGCCTGATCTTGATCCCAGGTTTGTCCTGGTGTGGCGTGACGGTGTTGAACTGGAAAGTAAAAAACATGGGTCCTACAGAGGAAGAACTTCTCTGTTCATCAACCAACTGGAACACGGAAACGTTTCACTGAAACTCTCCACAGTGAAAAGATCTGACGAGGGAACGTACAGATGCTTCCTTCCAGATTTACACAACGCCCCCCTGATTCAGCTCGTTGTAG GTGTGGTCTCCTCTCCTGTGatccagagcagcagcagcagcagcagcagcagcagcagcagcagcagcgtgttgTTACAGTGTGAGTCTGACGGCTGGTATCCAGAGCCTGAGCTGCTGTGGCTGGACGCTGAGGGAAGCGTCCTCCCTGCTGGACCTGCAGAGACACTCAGACGTCCTGATGGTCTCTATAAtgtcagcagcagagtgactgTGGAGAAGAGACACGGCAGCAACTTCACCTGTAGAGTCCAACAGAAGAGCATCaaccagagcagagagacacTCGTCCACGTTCCAG aTGATTTCTTCGTGGTCCCCAGTACTCCTGGTCCTCCTGGTAGTCCAGGTGTTGTCATTGGCTCAGTTATTGGTTGTGCTGCTCTGCTGTTAATTCCTGCAGTTGTCTTTGCTGTGTGGAAATGGAGACAAAGGAAATCCA AAACCAAGAGCAGGAGCCCTGAGGACGGACCTGAACACACTGAGGGAGAAAAGAGGCTCACACCTCAAAGGGAGAACTCAGGACTTGAGGTggtgatggagggaggagaggaaggtgTACCACTAATGtcaggaagagaagaagagaatgatgctgatgatggaggagaagaggagatcAGATCTCAGAGTgaacagaaagacaaaacacaccaaGATCATCTGGTGACAAAACCAGACATGAACaggacagaaggagagaggggagcTGAAACAGTAACTGATGAACAAGTAGCTCTGATTCCAGCAGAACAAGAGACGCTGCAAAAGAAGAACACAACAGGAAGACAAATATCTAATGATTATAGAGAGCAGAGGGTAGAACCAGTAGAAGAAGATTCAGGACAGAAAGAGCAGCTGAAAAATCTCCTCACTGATCAGAAGGTACCGACACGAGAAGACACAACAGAGgacgaggacaggagagaaGCAAACACTAGGAAAATAAGAggaatgacaaataaaaagacgGAGCAACAGCAAGGGAGAAAAGTCAGGAAATATGAGGGGAGTAGAGCAGAACATGAAGATAAAAaccaagaagaagaggaagaaaaccTGAGTCACATTACTAACACAACAgataatagagagagagagctgcataCAGACGTGCAAGAAAATACAAAGATAGAGCTCAAACCAGAGGAAAGAGGAGTCAAACAACAG GTCTCTTGA